The proteins below come from a single Serratia fonticola genomic window:
- the ltaE gene encoding low-specificity L-threonine aldolase — MLIDLRSDTVTQPSAEMRTAMAQADVGDDVYGDDPTVNALQAEAVRLSGKEAALFLPTGTQANLVALLSHCQRGEEYIVGQQAHNYKYEAGGAAVLGSIQPQPIEANPDGTLPLDKVAAAIKPDDIHFAKTRLLSLENTISGRVLPLEYLQQAWQFTREHKLALHIDGARIFNAAVALNVPLKTLAQYCDTFTICLSKGLGAPVGSLLCGSEEFIQRANRWRKMTGGGMRQAGILAAAGLYALEHNVERLKEDHDNAKWLEQQLRDIGVDIAEPGAQTNVLYLRQSPELAAKLGPWMRERGVLISAGPLTRILTHLNVSRQDLQKVVDLWREFLQQHA, encoded by the coding sequence ATGCTTATCGATTTACGCAGTGACACCGTTACCCAACCTAGCGCAGAGATGCGCACCGCCATGGCGCAGGCTGACGTCGGCGACGACGTGTATGGCGACGATCCCACCGTCAACGCCCTCCAGGCTGAAGCGGTCAGACTCTCTGGCAAAGAGGCGGCATTATTCCTGCCTACCGGCACCCAGGCCAACCTGGTAGCCCTGCTGAGCCATTGCCAGCGTGGTGAGGAATATATCGTTGGCCAGCAGGCGCATAACTACAAATATGAAGCCGGTGGTGCCGCCGTGCTGGGCAGCATCCAGCCCCAGCCGATCGAAGCCAATCCCGATGGCACGCTGCCGTTAGATAAAGTCGCCGCCGCCATCAAGCCTGATGATATTCACTTTGCCAAGACTCGTCTGCTGAGCCTGGAAAACACCATCAGCGGCCGCGTGCTGCCGCTGGAATATCTGCAACAGGCCTGGCAGTTCACTCGTGAGCACAAACTTGCTCTGCACATTGACGGCGCGCGCATTTTCAACGCGGCGGTGGCGCTTAACGTACCGCTGAAAACCCTTGCCCAGTATTGCGACACCTTCACCATTTGCCTGTCGAAAGGCCTGGGGGCACCGGTTGGCTCGCTGCTATGCGGTAGCGAAGAGTTTATTCAGCGTGCCAACCGCTGGCGCAAGATGACCGGTGGCGGTATGCGCCAGGCCGGTATTCTGGCGGCTGCCGGGCTCTATGCCTTGGAGCACAACGTCGAGCGGCTGAAAGAAGATCATGACAACGCCAAATGGCTCGAACAGCAGTTGCGTGACATTGGCGTGGATATTGCCGAGCCGGGCGCACAAACCAACGTGCTCTATCTGCGCCAATCCCCGGAGCTGGCGGCCAAGCTCGGCCCCTGGATGCGCGAACGTGGCGTGTTGATCAGCGCCGGGCCGTTAACCCGTATCCTGACGCATCTCAACGTTAGCCGCCAAGATCTGCAAAAAGTGGTCGATCTGTGGCGGGAATTCTTGCAGCAGCACGCCTAA
- a CDS encoding DUF2867 domain-containing protein, protein MTSQRILVLGASGYIGQHLIPRLTEQGHEITAAARRIEWLEEQNWPHVSCRYVDVYRPETLTAALWQIDAVYYLIHGMGDGDDFIEKERQAAENLRDALRGSNVKQVIFLGALQPEGSSSPHLIARKLTGEILRQSGIPVTELRASIVVGPGSAAFEIMRDMVYNLPILTPPRWVRSKSSPVALDNLLTYLTGLLQHPAQENRIFDVAGPEYISYQTMFERFIKISGKKRWLIPVPLPTRFISVWFISMITSVPTSIASALIQGLNHDLPADGKPLQALIPQPLQTFDEAVKETLRREDEVVDSADWGYDPEARARWRPGYGFYPKHAGCELDTQASSEALWHVVQQLGGKEGYFYANILWQIRARMDDMIGNGVVYGRPQRDTLEIGDLVDGWKVITKKPLRQLALMFGMKAPGLGRLTFSIKDLGDRRQLDVRAWWHPAGFSGLLYWFVMMPAHLFIFRGMAKRIAQLAEEYDNQRPH, encoded by the coding sequence ATGACCTCCCAACGTATTCTGGTTCTTGGAGCCAGCGGTTATATTGGCCAACACCTGATCCCCCGGTTGACCGAACAGGGCCACGAAATCACCGCAGCAGCACGCCGCATAGAATGGTTGGAAGAGCAAAACTGGCCGCACGTAAGCTGCCGCTACGTGGATGTCTACCGTCCAGAAACGCTAACGGCGGCGCTATGGCAGATCGATGCCGTTTACTACCTGATCCACGGCATGGGCGATGGCGATGATTTTATCGAAAAGGAGCGCCAGGCGGCGGAGAACCTGCGGGATGCCTTGCGAGGATCCAACGTTAAACAGGTTATTTTCCTTGGTGCACTGCAACCAGAGGGCAGTAGCTCCCCTCACCTCATCGCCCGTAAGCTGACCGGCGAAATCCTGCGCCAAAGCGGCATTCCCGTCACCGAATTACGCGCCAGCATCGTGGTTGGCCCAGGGTCAGCCGCGTTCGAGATTATGCGCGATATGGTCTATAACCTGCCGATCCTGACGCCACCGCGTTGGGTGCGGTCAAAATCGTCCCCGGTCGCACTGGATAACCTGCTCACTTACCTGACCGGGCTACTGCAACATCCAGCGCAGGAAAACCGGATTTTTGACGTGGCCGGGCCGGAGTACATCAGTTACCAAACCATGTTCGAGCGCTTTATCAAGATCAGCGGCAAAAAGCGCTGGCTGATCCCGGTGCCGCTGCCGACACGCTTTATCTCGGTATGGTTTATCAGCATGATCACCTCTGTGCCAACCTCGATTGCCAGCGCGCTCATTCAGGGGCTGAACCATGACTTACCTGCCGATGGCAAACCGCTGCAAGCCTTGATCCCACAGCCACTACAAACCTTTGATGAGGCCGTGAAGGAGACGCTACGCCGCGAAGACGAGGTGGTCGACTCTGCCGACTGGGGTTACGATCCTGAAGCCCGAGCCCGCTGGCGCCCCGGTTACGGTTTCTACCCCAAACATGCAGGCTGCGAACTGGATACCCAGGCCTCCAGTGAAGCGCTATGGCACGTCGTGCAGCAGTTGGGCGGCAAAGAGGGATACTTCTACGCCAACATTCTGTGGCAAATCCGTGCCCGCATGGACGATATGATCGGCAACGGCGTCGTTTATGGCCGACCGCAGCGTGATACCCTGGAAATCGGCGATCTGGTCGATGGCTGGAAGGTGATCACCAAGAAGCCATTGCGCCAGCTGGCATTGATGTTCGGGATGAAAGCTCCGGGGCTTGGTCGCCTGACCTTCAGTATCAAAGACCTGGGCGATCGCCGCCAGCTCGATGTCCGCGCCTGGTGGCATCCTGCCGGTTTCAGCGGGCTGTTATACTGGTTTGTCATGATGCCTGCCCACCTGTTTATTTTCCGTGGCATGGCCAAACGGATTGCCCAATTGGCCGAAGAGTACGATAACCAGCGTCCTCATTAG
- a CDS encoding N-acetylmuramoyl-L-alanine amidase, whose protein sequence is MVKWLWIAAIGVLTGCQQQSTSTLVDHGSYQLETQHQAPGADQRIRFLVMHYTAENFHSSLKTLTDEHVSAHYLLPAHPSKQGGKPVAYQLVPEALRAWHAGASNWRGRTNLNDTSIGIEIVNRGFTRNLLETDWQPYTPEQIALLIQLSRDIVQRYALQPTDVVGHSDIAPQRKQDPGPLFPWQQLAQAGIGAWPDEREVERYLAGRDKHEPVAMASLLEKLARYGYGVDPTWDAKQQRNLVAAFQMHFRPSDYRGEPDAESEAIIEALLSRYGAMR, encoded by the coding sequence TTGGTTAAGTGGTTGTGGATCGCTGCGATTGGAGTTTTGACGGGTTGCCAACAGCAATCCACCAGCACGCTGGTGGATCACGGTAGCTATCAGTTGGAAACGCAGCATCAGGCACCAGGGGCCGATCAGCGTATTCGCTTCCTGGTGATGCATTACACCGCAGAAAACTTTCACTCATCGCTAAAAACGCTGACGGACGAGCACGTCAGCGCCCATTACTTGTTGCCTGCGCATCCTTCAAAGCAGGGCGGCAAACCGGTGGCTTATCAACTGGTACCCGAAGCACTGCGGGCCTGGCATGCCGGGGCCAGCAATTGGCGTGGGCGTACCAATTTGAATGATACCTCGATCGGTATTGAGATCGTCAACCGGGGCTTTACGCGTAACTTGTTGGAGACAGACTGGCAGCCTTATACGCCAGAGCAAATTGCGTTACTGATCCAACTTAGCCGAGATATTGTGCAGCGTTACGCGCTGCAACCGACGGACGTGGTAGGGCACAGTGACATCGCACCGCAGCGCAAGCAGGATCCTGGCCCACTCTTCCCATGGCAACAGCTGGCGCAGGCAGGCATTGGTGCCTGGCCGGATGAGCGGGAGGTGGAACGTTACCTGGCAGGTCGTGATAAGCATGAGCCGGTGGCGATGGCATCACTGTTGGAAAAGCTGGCGCGCTACGGCTATGGCGTTGATCCCACATGGGATGCCAAGCAGCAGCGGAATCTGGTAGCGGCGTTTCAGATGCATTTCCGGCCCAGCGATTATCGCGGTGAGCCGGATGCAGAAAGCGAGGCGATTATTGAGGCGTTGCTAAGCAGATACGGAGCTATGCGCTAA
- a CDS encoding NAD-dependent epimerase/dehydratase family protein, translating into MKVLVTGATSGLGRNAVEYLRRQGIKVRATGRNQAMGCLLEKMGAEFIHADLTNLISSQAKAMLADVDVLWHCSGFTSPWGTEEAFELANVRATRRLGEWAAAYGVERFIHISSPAIYFDYHHHRNVDEDFRPIRYANEFARSKAAGEQVVQQLALSNPQTHFTILRPQGLFGPHDKIMLPRLLHMIKHYGSLLLPRGGDALVDMTYLDNAVHAMWLATVKEETPSGRAYNISNQQACTLRTVLQQLIDELGMKCRIRSVPYPMLDMMARGMEKLGSKSDKEPVLTHYSVAKLNFDLTLNTTRAQQELGYQPVVSLEEGISRTARWLKDHGNLHGL; encoded by the coding sequence ATGAAGGTATTGGTCACCGGTGCAACCAGTGGGTTAGGCCGTAACGCCGTTGAATATCTCCGCCGCCAAGGCATAAAAGTACGTGCCACCGGGCGCAATCAGGCCATGGGTTGCCTGCTGGAAAAAATGGGTGCCGAATTCATCCATGCCGATCTCACCAACCTGATCTCTTCGCAGGCCAAAGCCATGCTGGCGGATGTGGACGTGCTGTGGCACTGCTCCGGTTTCACTTCCCCATGGGGTACAGAAGAAGCCTTCGAACTGGCCAACGTCCGCGCTACCCGCCGTTTGGGGGAATGGGCTGCGGCCTACGGTGTGGAACGGTTCATTCATATTTCGTCGCCGGCGATTTACTTTGATTATCACCATCACCGCAATGTGGATGAAGACTTCCGCCCGATTCGTTATGCCAACGAGTTTGCCCGCAGCAAGGCCGCCGGGGAACAGGTGGTGCAACAGTTGGCGCTGTCCAACCCGCAAACCCATTTCACTATCCTGCGCCCACAGGGGCTATTTGGCCCACACGACAAAATCATGCTGCCGCGCCTGCTGCATATGATCAAACATTACGGCAGCCTGCTGCTACCGCGTGGCGGGGATGCACTGGTCGATATGACCTATCTGGATAATGCGGTACACGCCATGTGGCTGGCCACCGTGAAGGAAGAGACTCCTTCTGGCCGGGCCTACAACATCTCCAACCAGCAAGCTTGCACGCTACGCACCGTGCTGCAACAGCTGATCGATGAGTTGGGCATGAAGTGTCGCATCCGCTCGGTGCCCTACCCGATGCTGGATATGATGGCTCGTGGCATGGAAAAGCTGGGCAGTAAAAGCGATAAAGAACCCGTATTGACCCATTACAGCGTCGCCAAGCTCAATTTCGATCTGACGCTGAACACCACTCGCGCACAGCAGGAACTGGGTTATCAACCCGTGGTTTCGCTAGAAGAAGGCATTAGCCGTACCGCTCGCTGGTTAAAAGATCACGGTAATCTGCACGGGCTATAA
- a CDS encoding MBL fold metallo-hydrolase codes for MSHKFRQTLLALTLVSSGMMFTLPASAAPAPAQQQTQAPGYYRMMLGNLEVTALYDGYVKLDAKLFHGVSEPDMQKLFARMFTDSKSGIQTAVNAFLVNTGTHLVLVDAGTSQCFGPTLGAIKNNLRAAGYQPEQVDMILLTHLHPDHACGITDQGKAAFPNATVYASKADGDYWLSKEMASKAPKDAQPMFKMARDAVAPYAEQGKLKLYSPGEQLLPGLEVIATPGHTPGHTSYLFSSGGQKLLLWGDIVHSHSLQFAKPEVAVDFDTDSKQAIATRQKVFADAAENKLWVGGAHLPFPGLGHVRVEGKGYAWVPVEYAPVVVGEKKP; via the coding sequence ATGAGTCATAAATTTCGCCAGACGTTATTAGCTCTCACCCTCGTTAGCAGTGGAATGATGTTTACCTTGCCAGCTAGCGCCGCCCCAGCGCCGGCCCAACAGCAAACGCAGGCTCCCGGCTATTACCGCATGATGTTGGGTAACCTAGAGGTGACAGCGCTGTACGACGGTTACGTCAAACTGGACGCCAAGCTGTTCCATGGTGTCAGCGAACCGGATATGCAAAAGTTGTTCGCCCGCATGTTTACCGACAGCAAGTCAGGCATTCAGACAGCGGTTAACGCGTTTCTGGTGAATACCGGTACGCATCTGGTTCTGGTTGATGCCGGTACCTCGCAGTGTTTTGGACCGACGTTGGGGGCCATCAAAAACAACCTGCGCGCGGCAGGTTATCAGCCAGAGCAGGTTGATATGATATTGCTGACGCATCTGCACCCCGATCACGCCTGCGGCATCACCGATCAGGGCAAGGCCGCCTTCCCTAACGCCACTGTCTATGCCTCCAAGGCCGACGGGGATTATTGGCTGAGTAAAGAGATGGCGTCCAAAGCCCCGAAGGACGCGCAACCGATGTTCAAGATGGCCCGGGACGCCGTGGCCCCTTATGCCGAACAGGGCAAGCTGAAACTTTACAGCCCTGGGGAGCAGTTACTTCCTGGGCTGGAGGTGATAGCGACACCGGGCCATACGCCTGGACATACTTCTTACCTGTTCAGCTCCGGCGGCCAGAAACTGCTGTTGTGGGGGGATATCGTCCACAGTCACTCTTTGCAGTTTGCCAAACCTGAAGTCGCGGTGGACTTTGACACGGACTCCAAACAGGCGATCGCTACCCGGCAGAAGGTGTTTGCCGATGCGGCTGAAAACAAGCTGTGGGTTGGCGGAGCGCACTTACCTTTCCCTGGCCTGGGCCACGTGCGCGTCGAAGGTAAAGGCTATGCGTGGGTGCCGGTTGAATATGCTCCAGTGGTAGTCGGCGAGAAGAAACCTTAA
- the poxB gene encoding ubiquinone-dependent pyruvate dehydrogenase, with amino-acid sequence MKQTVATLIAKTLEQAGVKRIWGVTGDSLNGLSDSLHRMGTIAWMGTRHEEVAAFAAGAEAQLTGQLAVCAGSCGPGNLHLINGLFDCHRNHVPVLAIAAHIPSSEIGSGYFQETHPQELFRECSHYCELVSNPEQLPRVLEIAMRKAILNRGVSVIVLPGDVALQMAPEDASMVWHTPAHPLMQPPMSELQKLAETLNSAKNITLMCGSGCAGSHDEVVKLAELLQAPIVHALRGKEHIEWDNPYSVGMTGLIGFSSGYHAMMNADTLVLLGTQFPYRAFYPSNANIIQIDINPGSIGAHCPVNMALMGDIKTTLSALLPQLQAKSDRKFLDKALEHYREARKDLDGLATANDDQPIHPQYLAQQISNSATDDAIFTCDVGTPTVWAARYLKMNGKRRLLGSFNHGSMANAMPQAIGAQATEPDKQVIAMCGDGGFTMLMGDFLSLAQLQLPVKVVVFNNSVLGFVAMEMKAGGYLTDGTDLHNPDFAAIANAAGIKGIRVEKASELDAALQEMLAHPGPALLDVVTAKQELAMPPQIKFEQAKGFSLYMLRAIINGRGDEVVELAKTNWLR; translated from the coding sequence ATGAAGCAAACAGTAGCCACGCTGATCGCCAAAACGCTGGAACAGGCAGGTGTAAAACGGATCTGGGGCGTTACCGGCGATTCGCTCAACGGCCTGAGTGACAGCCTGCATCGGATGGGAACCATCGCCTGGATGGGCACCCGCCATGAGGAAGTCGCCGCCTTTGCTGCCGGTGCCGAAGCGCAGCTCACTGGCCAACTGGCGGTCTGCGCAGGTTCCTGCGGCCCCGGCAACCTACACCTGATCAACGGCCTGTTCGATTGCCACCGCAATCACGTCCCGGTGCTGGCTATCGCCGCCCATATTCCTTCCAGCGAGATCGGCAGCGGCTACTTCCAGGAGACGCACCCGCAAGAGCTGTTCCGCGAATGCAGCCACTACTGCGAGCTGGTGTCCAATCCTGAGCAACTGCCGCGAGTGCTTGAGATTGCCATGCGCAAAGCGATCCTCAATCGTGGCGTCTCGGTGATAGTGCTGCCGGGGGATGTCGCCCTGCAAATGGCCCCAGAAGATGCCAGCATGGTGTGGCATACGCCCGCGCACCCACTGATGCAGCCACCGATGAGCGAGCTGCAAAAACTGGCAGAAACGCTGAACAGCGCCAAAAACATCACCCTGATGTGTGGCAGCGGCTGCGCCGGTTCGCATGACGAAGTCGTCAAACTGGCCGAACTGCTGCAGGCCCCGATTGTGCACGCCCTGCGCGGTAAAGAGCATATCGAATGGGATAACCCTTACAGCGTCGGTATGACCGGGCTGATTGGTTTCTCTTCCGGCTATCATGCCATGATGAACGCGGATACCCTGGTGCTGCTAGGCACTCAGTTCCCTTATCGGGCGTTTTATCCTAGCAATGCCAATATCATTCAGATCGATATCAACCCCGGCAGCATCGGCGCCCATTGCCCGGTCAATATGGCGCTAATGGGCGATATCAAAACGACGCTCAGCGCCTTGCTGCCGCAGTTGCAAGCCAAGAGCGACCGCAAGTTTCTGGATAAAGCGCTGGAGCATTACCGGGAAGCGCGTAAAGATCTCGACGGGTTGGCTACCGCCAACGATGACCAGCCGATCCATCCACAATATCTGGCACAGCAAATCAGCAACTCAGCCACGGATGACGCCATCTTCACCTGCGATGTCGGCACGCCGACGGTGTGGGCAGCGCGGTATTTGAAAATGAACGGCAAACGCCGCCTGCTCGGCTCGTTCAACCATGGCTCAATGGCCAACGCCATGCCGCAGGCGATTGGTGCCCAAGCCACCGAACCGGATAAACAGGTGATCGCCATGTGCGGTGACGGTGGCTTCACCATGCTGATGGGGGATTTTCTGTCGCTGGCCCAGTTGCAGCTGCCGGTCAAGGTGGTGGTATTCAATAACAGCGTGCTGGGCTTTGTGGCGATGGAGATGAAAGCCGGTGGCTATCTTACCGACGGCACCGATCTGCACAACCCAGACTTTGCCGCCATCGCCAATGCGGCAGGTATCAAAGGCATTCGGGTAGAAAAGGCCTCCGAGCTGGACGCGGCATTGCAGGAAATGCTTGCGCATCCTGGCCCGGCCTTGCTCGACGTGGTCACGGCCAAACAAGAGCTGGCGATGCCGCCGCAGATCAAATTCGAACAGGCTAAAGGGTTCAGCCTGTATATGCTGCGCGCCATCATCAATGGCCGGGGCGATGAGGTCGTCGAACTGGCTAAAACCAACTGGCTGCGTTAA
- a CDS encoding DUF1294 domain-containing protein: MKINSLCYLLLLIALAGSLCFPAPLWTWLLLVNLLTLLIYGVDKLAACKSWQRVPEITLLLFGVLGGWIGAIIGQRLFRHKTQKQPFKTYFILSVVLNLLLILAVGYWLYGRMVV; encoded by the coding sequence ATGAAAATCAATTCTCTGTGTTATTTGCTGCTGCTAATTGCCTTGGCTGGCAGCCTGTGTTTTCCCGCTCCGCTGTGGACGTGGTTGCTGTTGGTAAACTTGCTGACCCTGCTAATCTACGGCGTCGATAAGCTGGCCGCCTGCAAAAGTTGGCAACGGGTACCGGAAATCACCCTGCTGCTGTTCGGCGTGTTGGGCGGTTGGATAGGGGCCATTATCGGGCAACGACTGTTCCGTCATAAAACGCAGAAACAGCCGTTCAAAACCTATTTTATCCTCAGCGTAGTGCTGAACCTGCTGCTGATACTGGCTGTGGGTTACTGGCTCTATGGCCGGATGGTGGTTTAA